ACTGACGAGGTCGAAAAAGCGGCGAATGCGATTTTGGGCCTCACTCTTTGAGCGCGCCTGCGGTGAGTCCACTGACGATTTTTTCCTGTGCGACGACGACGAGGATGGCAACCGGGAGCACGCCGACGATGCTCGCGGCGGCCATCAGGTTGTAGAACGCCTGAAACTGGCCCTGATAGTTGAGAATTCCCCAGACGATTGGTGCCCAATGCTGCGGTTGCCCGTCGGTCATCAGGAACGAGAAGAAAAACTCGTTGTACACCTGAATGAACGTGAGAACCCCCGCAGTTGCCACGCCGGGTGCCGAAAGCGGCATGATGACGCGAAACAGCGCGCCGATTCGTGTCGCACCCTCGACGCGGGCGGCGTCCTCTAACCCATCCGGAATCTGGCCGTAAAACGTCGTCAGAATGAACACCGTGAGTGGCATGTATAGCCCGCCAAATGGTGTCACGAGCGCCCCCGGCGTGTTGAACCAACTCGGACTCGACACTCCCAGCACCGACACGTTGCCCGTGAAGAAATTGAACAGAGGGAGGATAAACGCCGCCGGAGGGAAGTACGAGATTGCGAGCAGAAGGAGCAACAATCCAGTTCTGCCGCGGAACCGCAACCGCCCGAAGGCGTATCCTGCGAAGCTTCCGATGAGGAGGACAATCGCGGTCGTCACCAGCGCGATGAAGATGCTGTTGAACATGTAGCGATGGAACGGGATGAGCTGAAACATCTCGACGAACGCGCCGGGGTTGAACCCCTTCGGGACGACTCCCATGTTGACGATTCTGTCGAGCGGCGTCAACGCGAGGACGAGCAGCCAGTAAAACGGGAACAGCGTCGTGATGATGAAAAATACGGCGGCGACGTAGAACATCGCGCGGTATGCCTTTCGCGGATTTTGGATGGAACTCTGCACCCATCGCGTGTACGGGCCGTCTTCCGGTTGCTGTTCCTGCGACACGTTAGCTCACATCCGAGAACCAGACGATGTACACCGTCGCCACCAATCCGACGATAACTGCGGTGATGAACGCCACCGCCGCCGACGTTCCGTACCGACCCGAACTGAACGTGTCCACGACCAAGCAGGTAAGCGTCGGCACCGTGCTACAACTCGTTATCGTCTCGACGGTTCCGAACACCCGCATCGCCTGAATCGTCCGGAACAGCATCGCCACCATCAGCGTCGGAAGCACGAGCGGGAACGTTATCATCCAGAACATCTGCCAGCGTGAAGCCCCCGACACCCGCCCGACTTTGTACAGCGTCCTGTCAACGCTCTGGAGTCCAGCCAGAATCAGGAGCGCCATGAACGCCGATGCTTTCCAGATGTCCGCGACGATGAGGATTATCATCGAATCGACGCTGTTGATGAGCGGCGTGGCCGTGAACACGCCGAGGTCTTGCATCAGACTCGTCCCGAACCCGATTCCCGGTTGAAACAGGAGGTAGAATATCATCCCCTGAATGGCGATGGGAACCGCCCACGGGATGATGATGGCGACTCGAACCCACCGCCGACCGCGGAAATCTTGGTCTAAGACGAGCGCCTGTCCGAATCCGATGATAGTTTCGAACCCCACTGAAACCACCGTGAAGATGAGCGTCACGATAATCGCGCTCGAAAACGGCTGACTCAGGCTCAAGAACGGATTGCCGAGAATGCTGTCCCGCTCGCCGGTCAGCAGTTCGACGTAGTTTTCGACTCCGACGAACTCGCCGACGTAGCCGCCGCCGAAGAGGTTGTCCGCGTGCAGTGATAGCTCGAAGGTTCGAACCAGCGGCCAGAACGCCATCGCGCCGACCAGCAAGAATGCGGGAAGGATGAGAAGGTAGGCGAACTGCTCTTCGTCCAACCGTTCCGTCCAACTCGCGGAGTACCGAATCGCCCTTCGCACGCTGTATTCGCTCATTCAGTCAGACGCTCCCCTCAATGTCCTGTAGCGTACTCTGAAGTGCGGACATCGCCTGTTGCGGTGGCTGCTGTTGGGCGAGTACGGCGTTCACGCGGTCGGCGATGGCGCTCGACTCGTCCGGCCAAACAACGGTAACGGGTCGCGGAATCGCCGTCTCGCCAGCCAGACGAAGGGTTTCGAGGTAGTCGCCCCAAATATCGATCTGCTGGGCGCGCTGAGTTTGTAAGTAGGTGTTGTCGGGCGGTAGGTACCCTAGTTGTCGAAACGTGAACTCGCGGAACGGAACTTTGGCGACTGCGTTGAGCACCTCCACGGCGGCTTGTCTGTTCTGGGAATTCGGGTTGAGCGCGAGGTGCCAACCGCCGAGCGCGGCCGCGGTTCCGCCGGTTCCTTGGTATTCCGCCTGATTCGGTCTGACTCCGTATGGAATCGGCATCACTCCCAATCGGTTGCCGTATTCCTGTGCCGCATCGTAGAGGCCGGATGGCCACCACCGCATCGCCACGGCGTTTCCGTTCATGAACGCCGATTGGGACGGCCCTTCCGTCCACTGCAACACTGCCTGTGGGGAGATTTGCTGGTAGCCCTGCAGCGAGAATTGGTCGTTTTGTCCGTTGATGAACGTCCGGCCCATCCGGAGAGCTTGGATAACCGGCTGTTCGTTGACCGTGATTGGCCGCTCACCGATCGGTCCGAAGAGGTTGTCTCGACCGCCGAAATAGGCCCCACCCCACGTCGTCATCAGTTCGTTGAATGTACAGCACGAAAGCCCCTCGTAGGCATTCGCCTGCCACGAATACCCGTACTGGGTGTTCTGTTGTTGTTGGGTTTGGTTGATGACTTCCGAAAAGCGTTGCCACGAAATCGGTTCGGTCGCCCAGTTTTCGCCGTCCGGGTCGAAGCCCGCGTTGGTTACCCAATCTCTGCGATACTGAATCGTTGGCAGGTCGGTGAAATAGGGTACCGCGTACAGGTCGCCGTTCGGTGCCGATGCTGTGTTGACGCTGGCGGTGAAGTTGTTGTTCTCTATCCGGTTCAACGAACTCTGTGATAGTTCCTGACTCAGGTTCGCTATCTGCCCCCGGGCGATGAACGGAATCGTCCACCCGCTGTCCATTCGAAGGATGTCCGGTTGGTTCCGTCCGGCTTGCAACCACTGCCGATACTGTTGTTGAACGTCGTCTGAAATGTTCGACGTGACGATGACGCTTATTTCGATGTCGTCCGGCAAGCCCGCATCGTGGAGTGCCTGATTTATCGCCCCGACGTTCTGGTTATCGACGGGATTGCCTGCCCACTGAATTGTCGTCGTTCCTTGTTGTGCCGATGCAGTGAGCCCACCCAGTCCGGACAGCGCGCCGGTTGCGCCGACAGTTCGAATGAACCGTCGCCGAGTCGATTGTGCCATCTGTTTTCAACCCCCACATCACTACCACTGAACTCTGCAAAGGTATTCCCCATGAGTAGACACTGAACGTAACATAATCGTACAATGTTTGGCAGTTGACTGAACGAGATAATAATCAGTGTCGATGCGCCATCTGGTGCAAATAAACGGGACATTCGCACAATTATATTCTCGCTAACTCCGTTTATGTGATGAATAGTATTCAGTAAATACGTTGTAAATGTAGATATGTCCATGATGGAACTGGTCAGTACGCTCGTCGCACAGGTCGTCGTTTTCCCGCTTCAGTTCGTCAGCTTTTGGGCTTCCGTGTCACTTCCACTGCTCTACATTCCCCTTCTCTTCGCCGGATTCAAACCGGGCGTCAGCATCTTCCTCGCCTTACTTGCGATACACGTCGTCTCACTGATAATCGGTCACGGATACGGCCGCGAAGACGCGACGTTGGAAACGGAGTCAACTACTCACGAACGCTCAATCGACGCCTAGATGGGTCGAAAGCTGGCTTTGGCGAAGACATCGATTTCTCACCACTGTCCGAAATAAACTATATTTTGATATACCAAATCCATCCTTCCGGTTTTCGTCTTCCGATTCGGCGTTCCGTGCTGACGGCGTCAGCGTCATAGTACTCGCTGTTGAACAATTTCGTATCTGATGTCACCCGTCTCGCTCTACATCACCGATTTCGAGGACGAACGCTGTCGGTTCGACTATTACTGGCCTCGTCTTCGGAACCTCGACGTTCCCGTTCCGAAGACGACCTTCGTATCGCTCGAACCGGATGGTGACTCGTTCCGCTGGGAAACCGACGAAATTCTGGCGTTTATGGAGCGAAACGGGTACGACCGGGCGTTCGTGAGAACGCAGGTCAAGGCCGCCACAGTCCGCCTGCGTGAGGGGTCGTTTATCTACCGACCCGACGAGGCGGTAGTCGATAGAACGGTGACATCCCTACTCAACCAGAACGACCAGCAGTCGTGGCCCCACGGCGGCGGATTGGTCGTGCGCGAGTGGGTCGATTTCGATTTCTGTCCTCATCCGACGCACACCTGTCACCCTTCGGTTCGCTTTTTCATCGACGACGGCGAGATTCTCGGGCACACGCCGACAACCGCTGAAAAAGCATCGCGCGTCTGTTCGGATGGATACGACTACCTCGAATCGCGGGTTGCAGACGTAGACCTCTCGGTTCCGCGCCGCTACGCCGAACACGTTGCAAACGAACTTTCGGAGGCGACGTGGGGCGTCGATTTCATTATGAGCACGAACGGGGAGTGGTACTGCGTCGAATGTAACTTCAACGGCGTCTACTGGAATCGAAAAGAAAAGCGGTGGTGGAACATGTGCGGGCAGGGGGAGTTCGAACCGTGGAGTCCGGTCGAACTCCATTCGGCGGCGCTTCGGGGCGTGAAACCTTCCGAGGATACCAGAGTGAGAAGATGGTGGTGAGGGCGTACTCACACCCTTCTTTACCACTGATTCACGTGGCGCGACGGCCCGTGAATCACATCAGGCGTTTCCGTTGATTACGTCGGAAAGCTTCTGTCGGTCGAACAGTTGTTCTCCTTTCGGAATTTCCGGATACGGTTCGCCCGTCACATAGCCCGGCCACTCGCCGAACTGCTCGGGGTACAACTGCTTCGCCGTCATCTCCAACTGGAACAGATTCATAATCGGACCTTGATACCGCATTCCCGCGGCGTAGAATCGGTCGTTCTGAATCGCGGAGAGTTGCTGTCCGGCGGCGTGGTCTTCGATTTGTTGTTGAATCTCGTCGAGGTAGTATCCCGGCGAGATTCCCCAGAGATGCAGGATAACGTCCGGGTCGGCTTCGAGCATCGTCTCGAAATCGACCGTTCCCCACAGGCTTCCCCAGTCTTCCTCTGCGAAGGCGTCCGTCGCACCCAGCGGGCGGGTGTCCGCCAGCCAGTAGCCGGGTTTGTTGAGGTGGTAGGTGAAAAACGACCCGTCGCTGTAGGTGACGCGCACTGCCGTCGGTCGCTCGCTTTCCGGCGGCAGGTTGTCCTCAATCGTCGTGAGCACGCCGCCGTAAATTTCCTTGAGCGCTTGATAACGTTCCTGTTCTTGGAACACCTCGGCGACTTTGCCGAACATCTCCCACAGTCCGTAGTACTGATACCCGTCGCGGTAGCCTTCCGGTGGGTTGTCGTGGGTTCCGCTGTAGAAGTTCCCGAACCACGGGCCGATGTTGTTTTGGATGTCCTCGATATCGGACTGCGACCAGTTGTTCTGCGTGGTGGCGTAGGCCGGATCGAGGAGATGAACGTCGCTGTCGAGTTGGTAGAGCAGTTCCTTGCTCAGTCCGTTTTCGAGTGGGTCGGGAAGCCCCTTCCATTCGAAGGAGACGCCGTCAAGTCGCTCGTAGTAGGTGTTCATCGTCTTGCCGGACATTTCGGGGACGTAAATCGAGTTTATCGAGTCTCCGTGCCCGAGTGCGACGGCCATATCCGCGTACTGCGGAAAGAGGGAAAAGACATTCTCCGGAGCGCCGTCGAACTCGACTTCGCCCATCGGTGACATCGTCACCGAGTACGAACCATTCGAATCCGTCGTTCCGCTCGTGGTACCGTCTCCTCCCGTTTCTTCGTCCGCTATCGGCTCCGAACCGTTGCTCGCACAGCCAGCCAGCAGGCTGCCGCCGATGAGGGCACCACTGCCCTTGATGTACTCACGGCGGGTCGGTATCTTCGGCGGTGTTCCAGACATATGCTTTAGGCTTACCTAAACACAGACTTATGATTTTTGGTCTGCCTAAAAACACTCAGATACGCTTCAGTTCCGATCTTTGAAACGGGTTCAAAACAGAGTATAGCCCTTTTTGCGGTCAAAATCCACAACTTGCCGTTCACCCCATGAGATTGCTGATATTCATTCCAACGAAGAACAAGATTACAACTTCGTTGACAACCCACGAATTTTCGTTCATCCAATCCCGTGCCTTCGGCAGAAATTTTTCAGCACGATGACCAAACGCAAGTACCGTGAGCGACGGCAACGACAGAAACAGGAGCGTGAGTAAAACGAACGGAATGGAGTCCGACAGCGGACGATTATGTCCTGCGAGGTACGAGCCAACGGCGGACGACGTGAGGATGTCCGTCGGGAAAAACCCCAACAGAAGGAAGCCGAGTCTGAACGAGAACCGTGGACTCGCTTTTTCTAGCTTTCCCATCCACTTCGGCGGCTCCGACTCCTCCCGATTCAGATACACGTAAACCATGGCAACGAGAAGGAGAACGAGAACGATGACGTGAAGTGTGTCGTTCGACGCTCCTTCGGAGGTTGCGCCGTCACCGAGCAGGTATGCGACTGCGGTGACGAGTGAAATCGAGATGAACGCCCCGAACACGTATGCGGCGGAGTTCCGCCGCCAGTTTTCACTCGTGGCGAGGAAGATAGTGCTGAGGATTTGTGGTCCTGCGACCATCACGAACGCTAACGGAAGGATTTCCAAAACGGTCATGCTGTGACCTGTACTCCTGTGACTCTGCTTGTTTGTCTGCTATCCCACACTCTTGCTGGCTCATTACTGTCAGCTTCCCCCATAACTCCACTACGCTACGCCAGCGAACCCTATCAGCCTACCGTCCAACTCGGCTCACACCGATTTGATATAGCGACCAAGAATTTATTGAGTAGAAAGCGAGAAACACTGCTGGAATCGTCATTCCCTGAAAAACGCCGTTTTCCCGGTTTCTCGGTGGGGTTTGAGAAATAGACGACGGAACAACAGTCGCCGCTACCAAGTCCAGCATCCGAAAAATCACATCTCGTTGCCGCCGAATCGTTCGCCCGACGGATTATGCGTTTTTGGCCTGCTGAAGCACGTCCGGAGCGTCCTCCAGCGCGTCGTCTAACTTGTCGGCGTCGGGACCGCCGCCCTGCGCGAAGTCGGCCGGGCCGCCCCCGCCACCGCCGACGCGGGAGGCGAGTTCGCCGACGACCTCCCCGGCGTTCAGCGAGACGCCGTCCGGCACTGCAACGACGAACTGCGCGCCGTCGGCACCGCTTCCGATGACCGCGATTCTGCCGTCCTCGGCCATCGCGTTCGCGGTTGCACGGAGCTCGTCCATGTCGGCGTCGATTCGCTGAATTACGGCAGTCGTGTCGCCGACTTCGACTTCCTCGCCGCCGCCGGAACCACTGGCACGGGCCTCGGCGAGTTGCTCTTTTAGGTTCTCGATTTGCTTGCCGCGAGCCTTCCACTCCTCGAAGAATCGCTCCGCAGTCTCCGGAACGGCAGGCGGCGCAACGTCGAGGACGTCCGCGGCGGACTGGAGGTAGTCGTCGGTCTGTTGGGTCGCCTCGATAGCGGCGTCACCGGCGGCGAAGGTGAGTCGTTCGACCCCGTCCTGCACGCGCTCGGTGTTCAGCAGTTTAATACAGCCGACATCGCCGGTTCGACGGACGTGAGTCCCACCGCAGGCCTGCACGTCCTCCGCGACGTGAATGAGTCGGATGTTCGTGCCGGCGGGAATACCTCCTTGATAGAGGTCGAAACCGAACTCCTCTTCG
The window above is part of the Haladaptatus cibarius D43 genome. Proteins encoded here:
- a CDS encoding carbohydrate ABC transporter permease, whose product is MSQEQQPEDGPYTRWVQSSIQNPRKAYRAMFYVAAVFFIITTLFPFYWLLVLALTPLDRIVNMGVVPKGFNPGAFVEMFQLIPFHRYMFNSIFIALVTTAIVLLIGSFAGYAFGRLRFRGRTGLLLLLLAISYFPPAAFILPLFNFFTGNVSVLGVSSPSWFNTPGALVTPFGGLYMPLTVFILTTFYGQIPDGLEDAARVEGATRIGALFRVIMPLSAPGVATAGVLTFIQVYNEFFFSFLMTDGQPQHWAPIVWGILNYQGQFQAFYNLMAAASIVGVLPVAILVVVAQEKIVSGLTAGALKE
- a CDS encoding carbohydrate ABC transporter permease yields the protein MSEYSVRRAIRYSASWTERLDEEQFAYLLILPAFLLVGAMAFWPLVRTFELSLHADNLFGGGYVGEFVGVENYVELLTGERDSILGNPFLSLSQPFSSAIIVTLIFTVVSVGFETIIGFGQALVLDQDFRGRRWVRVAIIIPWAVPIAIQGMIFYLLFQPGIGFGTSLMQDLGVFTATPLINSVDSMIILIVADIWKASAFMALLILAGLQSVDRTLYKVGRVSGASRWQMFWMITFPLVLPTLMVAMLFRTIQAMRVFGTVETITSCSTVPTLTCLVVDTFSSGRYGTSAAVAFITAVIVGLVATVYIVWFSDVS
- a CDS encoding extracellular solute-binding protein encodes the protein MAQSTRRRFIRTVGATGALSGLGGLTASAQQGTTTIQWAGNPVDNQNVGAINQALHDAGLPDDIEISVIVTSNISDDVQQQYRQWLQAGRNQPDILRMDSGWTIPFIARGQIANLSQELSQSSLNRIENNNFTASVNTASAPNGDLYAVPYFTDLPTIQYRRDWVTNAGFDPDGENWATEPISWQRFSEVINQTQQQQNTQYGYSWQANAYEGLSCCTFNELMTTWGGAYFGGRDNLFGPIGERPITVNEQPVIQALRMGRTFINGQNDQFSLQGYQQISPQAVLQWTEGPSQSAFMNGNAVAMRWWPSGLYDAAQEYGNRLGVMPIPYGVRPNQAEYQGTGGTAAALGGWHLALNPNSQNRQAAVEVLNAVAKVPFREFTFRQLGYLPPDNTYLQTQRAQQIDIWGDYLETLRLAGETAIPRPVTVVWPDESSAIADRVNAVLAQQQPPQQAMSALQSTLQDIEGSV
- a CDS encoding ATP-grasp domain-containing protein, whose amino-acid sequence is MSPVSLYITDFEDERCRFDYYWPRLRNLDVPVPKTTFVSLEPDGDSFRWETDEILAFMERNGYDRAFVRTQVKAATVRLREGSFIYRPDEAVVDRTVTSLLNQNDQQSWPHGGGLVVREWVDFDFCPHPTHTCHPSVRFFIDDGEILGHTPTTAEKASRVCSDGYDYLESRVADVDLSVPRRYAEHVANELSEATWGVDFIMSTNGEWYCVECNFNGVYWNRKEKRWWNMCGQGEFEPWSPVELHSAALRGVKPSEDTRVRRWW
- a CDS encoding ABC transporter substrate-binding protein, producing MSGTPPKIPTRREYIKGSGALIGGSLLAGCASNGSEPIADEETGGDGTTSGTTDSNGSYSVTMSPMGEVEFDGAPENVFSLFPQYADMAVALGHGDSINSIYVPEMSGKTMNTYYERLDGVSFEWKGLPDPLENGLSKELLYQLDSDVHLLDPAYATTQNNWSQSDIEDIQNNIGPWFGNFYSGTHDNPPEGYRDGYQYYGLWEMFGKVAEVFQEQERYQALKEIYGGVLTTIEDNLPPESERPTAVRVTYSDGSFFTYHLNKPGYWLADTRPLGATDAFAEEDWGSLWGTVDFETMLEADPDVILHLWGISPGYYLDEIQQQIEDHAAGQQLSAIQNDRFYAAGMRYQGPIMNLFQLEMTAKQLYPEQFGEWPGYVTGEPYPEIPKGEQLFDRQKLSDVINGNA
- a CDS encoding GAP family protein — translated: MTVLEILPLAFVMVAGPQILSTIFLATSENWRRNSAAYVFGAFISISLVTAVAYLLGDGATSEGASNDTLHVIVLVLLLVAMVYVYLNREESEPPKWMGKLEKASPRFSFRLGFLLLGFFPTDILTSSAVGSYLAGHNRPLSDSIPFVLLTLLFLSLPSLTVLAFGHRAEKFLPKARDWMNENSWVVNEVVILFFVGMNISNLMG